In Pochonia chlamydosporia 170 chromosome Unknown PCv3seq00008, whole genome shotgun sequence, the following proteins share a genomic window:
- a CDS encoding fungal zn(2)-Cys(6) binuclear cluster domain-containing protein → MRDRRKPTHNACVLCRAKRIKCDGGRPCSMCVGRDIDCQYIERQWEPKRNLVLEAQRLRSQVQRRDRVLSELANTSRALQVVQWLHDGRSIDDIYQYLVTYVDTAKATKQQTNCQFYNMSSSGWQNQNPTENGPWHAVARLSQDQTIGSKADLRSSVSDNIPASDAAIRPSEPTSVFPLNTGEHISPLHAEEISCQ, encoded by the coding sequence ATGCGCGATAGGAGGAAGCCGACTCACAATGCTTGCGTTTTATGTCGGGCGAAAAGAATAAAGTGTGACGGCGGGCGGCCCTGCTCAATGTGTGTTGGGCGAGACATTGACTGCCAATATATTGAGCGGCAATGGGAGCCAAAAAGAAACCTGGTATTGGAAGCCCAGCGACTCCGAAGCCAAGTTCAGAGGAGAGACCGGGTCCTGTCAGAActtgccaacacatcacgCGCTCTACAAGTCGTTCAATGGCTCCATGATGGACGATCGATTGACGATATCTACCAGTATCTTGTAACTTATGTCGATACCGCAAAAGCTACCAAGCAACAGACAAATTGCCAGTTCTATAACATGTCCAGCAGCGGATGGCAGAACCAGAACCCCACAGAAAACGGGCCATGGCATGCCGTAGCTCGCCTCAGTCAGGACCAGACGATTGGTTCTAAAGCTGATTTGCGTTCGTCGGTTTCGGACAATATTCCTGCGTCTGATGCCGCGATTAGACCGAGTGAGCCAACTTCCGTCTTCCCCCTCAACACAGGTGAGCACATAAGTCCCCTACACGCTGAAGAGATCAGCTGCCAATGA